Genomic window (Caloranaerobacter sp. TR13):
TAATGCTTAGATCGTTAAAAAAAGCTAGATATAGTGCTGAACCTGATAGTCATTTTGGATTAGCAGCAAGATATTACTGTCATTTCACTTCACCCATAAGAAGATATCCTGACTTGCAGATTCATAGGATAATAAAAGCTTTTATAAATGGTGAATTGAAAGGGGGCAAAATTGAAAAATTAAAGAAGAAATTACCTCATGTAGCTGAACAATCATCTATAAGAGAGAGAATAGCCGATGAGGCTGAAAGGGAAACTGAAGATTTGAAGAAAGTAGAATATATGTCAGAAAGGCTTGGCAAAATTTATGAAGGTATAATATCTGGTGTTATGCCATTCGGTATTTTTGTCGAGTTAGATAATACTATCGAAGGTTTAGTCCATATAAGTACTTTAGTTGACGATTATTATATATATGATGAGTTTAATCATAGCTTTATTGGTGAGAGAACTAAAAAGACTTATAAAATAGGGGATGTAGTTAAAGTAAAAGTAATGAAAGCAGATATTGATAAAAGAGAGATTGATTTTATATTTGTAGAGTAAAGCTAATAGATTAATACGATATAAAAACCGCAGGCTTAGCTTGAATGCTAAGGCCTGCGATTTTTATGTATTGACAAATATAAATATATATGTTACAATTACCTTTGCACTAAATATGATGTGGTGGTAAATATGCGAAAAGGTAATAATATAAAAGTAATTGCAAGAAACAAAAAAGCAAGGCACGACTACTTTATTGAAGAAACCTTTGAAGTAGGGATTGTCTTAACAGGTACAGAGGTAAAGTCAATAAGACAAGGTAGAGTTAATCTTAAGGATAGCTATGCTGTTGTAGAAAATGGCGAGGTATTTATTAATAACATGCATATAAGTCCTTATGAGCAGGGGAATATTTACAATACTGATCCGTTAAGAAAAAGAAAGCTTTTGCTTCATAAAAGAGAAATAAATAAGTTAATTGGCTATACTACACAAAAGGGTTATTCTTTGATACCTTTAAGCATATATATAAAAAATGGTCTAGTAAAATTAGAATTGTCAATAGCTAAAGGAAAGAAATTATACGATAAAAGACATGATATTGCTAAGAGAGATGCTGAAAGAAGGATACAAAAACATTTAAGTGCAAAGTATAGTTAGAAAACAGTTATTTATTGTAGAGATTGATAAAAACATAAAATATAATATATATTGACTTGGGGGCGAATATGGTTTCGACGGAGGCATGGAGTCAAGAGTAGCGAGTCGTTGTCGCCAAGCAACGTTAAAAGTGGCATCTAAAAATAAACGCAAACGATAATTACGCTTTAGCTGCGTAAGGAAATACGCGGCCGCTTCCTCTAATAGACCTGCCTATTAGAGTGTAAGTGTCATAATCTGCAGGGAACTGCTGTAGGGGTTCTCCGACCTATAGTAGATCAATTGGAGATAGCTGAGAATGAAGCCTGTTGCTGGGCGTCATACTTGGCGAAAAATAGTACAGCAACTGCGCTCGGAGAGGCTCTTGACAAAGTGCTTTCGGACGTGGGTTCGACTCCCACCGCCTCCACCAATAAATAAAAACCTTGATTTACATTGGAATGTAAGTCAAGGTTTTTTTATACTCCAATTGGTTATTTTGTAAATTAATTTCTAAAATATGAAGGAATATTGATGTTTAGTAATAAGAAGTGTTAAAACTATTTAAAAAATAAAGAAGGAAAAATTATATAAATGTAGAATATTATACTTATATTTATAATTTAAAAATAAATATAAGGGGGTTTTTTTAGTGTTTAATAAAACAAAGAAAGTATTTGTATTGTTAATGGTTATTGCTTTAGTTGGCGTAAATGCTCTTGCAATAGCTGGAAGTAATGTTTATATTGTAAAGCCTGGTGATACACTAGGTAAAATAGCCAAACAACATGGATTAGATTGGAGAAAACTA
Coding sequences:
- the smpB gene encoding SsrA-binding protein SmpB, translated to MRKGNNIKVIARNKKARHDYFIEETFEVGIVLTGTEVKSIRQGRVNLKDSYAVVENGEVFINNMHISPYEQGNIYNTDPLRKRKLLLHKREINKLIGYTTQKGYSLIPLSIYIKNGLVKLELSIAKGKKLYDKRHDIAKRDAERRIQKHLSAKYS